A portion of the Calothrix sp. 336/3 genome contains these proteins:
- a CDS encoding ABA4-like family protein — MLATQIFNLGNLYVLPFWALMIFLPKWKVSKRVMESYLPFVPLALAYLYLFVTSVTPENAQALSNPQLADIAKFFADEKAAATGWIHFLVLDLFAGRYIYLQGQKTGVWTIHSLALCLFAGPLGLMSHILTYWVSQKFLNPIGNTTPDLSSAE; from the coding sequence ATGTTAGCTACACAGATTTTTAATCTTGGGAATCTCTATGTATTACCATTTTGGGCGTTAATGATTTTTCTGCCTAAATGGAAAGTTAGTAAACGGGTAATGGAATCCTATTTACCCTTTGTACCTCTTGCTTTGGCTTACTTGTATCTCTTTGTGACTAGTGTGACACCAGAGAATGCTCAAGCTTTATCTAATCCCCAGCTAGCAGATATTGCGAAATTCTTTGCTGATGAGAAAGCTGCCGCTACAGGATGGATACATTTTCTAGTGCTTGATTTATTTGCAGGACGATATATATACTTGCAGGGTCAGAAAACAGGAGTTTGGACAATTCACTCCTTAGCGTTATGTTTATTTGCTGGACCTTTAGGTTTAATGTCTCATATTTTGACTTATTGGGTTTCCCAGAAATTCCTAAACCCCATTGGGAATACTACACCTGATTTGAGTAGCGCTGAGTGA
- a CDS encoding DUF3181 family protein — protein sequence MAKTNTTEILEALAAEIGENIYIDIAKWHLYLSDAHLHTVIAEKVYPLITSNQSIHENDVIQILESIPVKIGGGKKELPLINLLPVQCQVSLVDILEKYQKEI from the coding sequence ATGGCTAAAACTAATACTACAGAAATTCTGGAAGCCCTAGCAGCCGAAATTGGCGAAAATATTTATATCGATATCGCTAAATGGCATTTATATCTATCAGATGCCCATTTGCACACAGTGATTGCGGAGAAAGTTTACCCGTTAATTACTAGTAATCAGTCAATTCATGAGAATGACGTGATACAAATCTTAGAATCGATTCCTGTTAAAATTGGCGGCGGCAAAAAAGAATTACCCCTAATCAATCTTCTACCTGTTCAGTGTCAGGTGTCTTTGGTAGATATTTTGGAAAAATACCAAAAGGAAATTTAA
- a CDS encoding NAD(P)H-quinone oxidoreductase subunit O, producing MSVKKGEMVRVVREQLENSLEAKASDSRLPNYLFETPGEIVDIKGEYVLVKFTQVPTPNIWLRLEQIEAFQ from the coding sequence ATGTCTGTCAAAAAAGGTGAAATGGTGCGCGTCGTTCGGGAACAACTAGAGAATAGTCTGGAAGCGAAAGCCAGTGATAGCCGTTTACCCAACTATCTTTTTGAAACTCCAGGAGAAATTGTTGATATTAAGGGTGAGTATGTCTTAGTTAAATTTACCCAAGTACCCACACCCAATATTTGGTTACGTTTAGAACAAATCGAAGCATTTCAATAG
- the mdh gene encoding malate dehydrogenase, with product MVNSFASLSICHSSRVTIIGAGRVGSTLAQRIVESNLADVVLLDIVPGMPQGLALDLMEARGIESHNRRILGTNDYADTANSEIIIITAGFPRRPGMSRDDLLLTNAKIVVEAAKQAIAYSPNAIFLVVTNPLDVMTYLTWQATGIEKNRIMGMAGVLDSARFEAFIAMELGVVPTDVKAMVLGSHGDLMVPLSRYATVNGIPITELLDYSTIERLVQRTRNGGAEIVELMQTGGAFFAPASAACLMIESILMNQSRILPVAAYLQGEYGLNDIFIGVPTRLGCGGITSILELNLTATELQALHTSAESVRRTIQRAKDIILAGIGGDI from the coding sequence ATGGTAAATTCCTTTGCCTCTTTATCCATCTGCCACTCATCCCGTGTGACAATTATTGGTGCTGGTAGGGTTGGTAGCACCCTTGCCCAACGAATTGTTGAAAGTAATTTAGCAGACGTAGTGCTGTTAGACATTGTACCAGGAATGCCCCAAGGTCTAGCCTTGGACTTAATGGAAGCTAGGGGAATCGAATCCCATAATCGCCGCATTTTGGGTACAAATGATTATGCAGACACAGCCAACTCAGAAATAATTATCATCACTGCGGGGTTTCCCCGTCGTCCGGGAATGAGTCGAGATGACTTGCTTCTGACGAATGCCAAAATAGTTGTAGAAGCAGCAAAACAGGCGATCGCCTATTCTCCCAATGCCATTTTTCTTGTTGTCACCAACCCCCTAGATGTGATGACATACCTGACGTGGCAGGCGACTGGTATAGAAAAGAACCGGATTATGGGAATGGCTGGGGTGCTTGACTCTGCTAGATTTGAGGCTTTTATTGCCATGGAACTAGGGGTTGTACCGACAGATGTAAAAGCCATGGTGCTTGGTAGTCATGGTGACTTAATGGTTCCTCTGTCACGTTATGCAACGGTTAACGGTATCCCGATTACGGAATTACTCGATTACAGTACTATTGAGCGTTTGGTGCAGCGTACCCGTAACGGAGGTGCGGAAATTGTGGAACTTATGCAAACAGGTGGAGCCTTTTTTGCTCCGGCTTCTGCTGCCTGCTTGATGATAGAATCTATTCTGATGAACCAATCCCGGATTCTGCCAGTAGCAGCCTATCTGCAAGGAGAGTACGGGTTAAATGATATTTTTATCGGTGTTCCGACTCGTCTGGGTTGTGGGGGTATCACGAGTATCTTGGAATTAAACTTAACAGCAACTGAATTACAAGCTTTACATACTTCTGCCGAATCTGTACGTCGTACTATCCAACGAGCTAAAGATATTATTTTGGCTGGGATTGGAGGGGATATTTAA
- a CDS encoding DUF3318 domain-containing protein, producing MTSYVTSSAKAEMSELRRLKGLLPPELQSWVVVEGTTEVNPPLIRSEEISKDQVEIQIDLVKWDDLAMDQRNLLFWHEVARIQNDTIPRDGWEMAALAIGLGGAVGELWVQDGLLLLLAMALCGVSGWRLYQKNNGEKQLKEMVEADEKAIALAQRFGYSLPNAYKSLGSALKTLVEKAPSKRQRSRYEARLSALKRSANKAKAKSKNTEESDMY from the coding sequence ATGACATCCTATGTAACCTCCTCTGCCAAAGCGGAAATGAGTGAACTTCGGCGGTTAAAAGGCTTACTGCCACCAGAATTGCAGAGCTGGGTTGTGGTTGAAGGTACGACTGAAGTCAATCCACCCCTGATCCGTAGCGAAGAAATTAGCAAAGACCAAGTAGAAATTCAAATTGACTTGGTGAAATGGGATGATTTGGCGATGGATCAGAGGAACCTGCTGTTTTGGCATGAAGTTGCTCGTATCCAAAACGATACTATTCCCAGAGATGGCTGGGAAATGGCTGCATTGGCAATTGGTTTAGGTGGTGCGGTTGGTGAATTATGGGTACAAGATGGACTACTGCTATTGCTAGCGATGGCGCTGTGTGGCGTTTCTGGTTGGCGCTTATATCAAAAAAATAATGGTGAAAAGCAGTTAAAGGAAATGGTCGAAGCTGACGAGAAGGCGATCGCCCTCGCCCAACGTTTCGGCTATAGTCTACCTAACGCCTATAAAAGTCTGGGTAGTGCTTTAAAAACTCTGGTAGAAAAAGCTCCCAGTAAAAGACAGCGATCGCGCTATGAAGCTCGTCTATCTGCCCTCAAACGTAGTGCTAACAAAGCTAAAGCTAAATCGAAAAACACCGAAGAGTCAGATATGTATTAA